The Exiguobacterium acetylicum genome includes a window with the following:
- a CDS encoding DUF4317 domain-containing protein codes for MNKKDIADIRRHFKMDADLLKIHEIYNVYIRKETSEIYHEEARPFPLLDPEQQELFLANFKKVLGGKLDVKLFEVKFTHPEEGETVHTQQLLYEGLYAEEPEDWVEQMQTMALKMVQDVQYENDLVVTFIRGQYYKTTKRQADETEIDPNDDVYTTPFILGSLNLTELPKQSLVFDFVEREFKSNLFINPVIKLASPIGGFLFPTFTDNAADVNHVLYAAGKPNKPDFGFLENVLNGQPIVTADEDKAIFEEIVKSVVGESMDTKTLAGVYENINQLIVVEEDQDEEEVPMLDVQEVERVLKASGVEDISTEQVERAFKTVVDDPTYEMKASNIVPNYEAKSIKINTKVANIAISPQDLKYVKQVNYQGKRCLLIEVEEDTVIDGFTIVSQEQLR; via the coding sequence ATGAATAAAAAAGACATCGCCGATATCCGTCGTCACTTTAAGATGGATGCCGATTTACTAAAAATCCATGAAATCTACAACGTCTATATCCGAAAAGAGACGAGTGAAATCTATCATGAGGAAGCACGACCGTTTCCATTGCTTGATCCGGAGCAACAGGAACTGTTCCTCGCGAACTTCAAGAAGGTACTAGGTGGAAAACTCGACGTCAAGCTGTTCGAGGTCAAGTTCACCCATCCGGAAGAAGGGGAGACGGTACACACGCAACAACTCCTTTACGAAGGACTCTATGCGGAAGAGCCGGAAGACTGGGTCGAACAGATGCAGACGATGGCGCTGAAAATGGTTCAAGACGTCCAGTACGAGAATGACCTTGTCGTCACGTTCATTCGTGGTCAATACTATAAAACGACGAAGCGCCAAGCGGATGAGACAGAGATCGATCCGAATGACGACGTCTATACGACACCATTCATTCTCGGTAGCCTGAACTTAACAGAGCTACCGAAGCAATCGCTTGTCTTTGATTTCGTCGAACGTGAATTCAAGTCGAACTTATTCATCAATCCGGTCATCAAACTCGCATCGCCAATCGGTGGGTTTCTCTTCCCGACCTTCACCGACAACGCAGCAGACGTCAATCACGTCTTGTATGCAGCGGGCAAGCCGAATAAACCAGATTTCGGCTTCCTTGAAAACGTCTTGAACGGTCAACCGATCGTCACAGCAGATGAGGATAAAGCGATTTTCGAGGAAATTGTCAAATCGGTCGTTGGCGAATCGATGGATACGAAGACGTTAGCCGGTGTCTATGAAAACATTAATCAGTTGATTGTTGTCGAAGAGGATCAAGATGAGGAAGAAGTGCCGATGCTCGACGTCCAGGAAGTCGAGCGTGTTCTCAAAGCGAGTGGTGTTGAAGACATCAGCACGGAGCAGGTCGAACGGGCATTCAAAACGGTTGTCGACGATCCGACGTACGAGATGAAGGCGAGTAACATCGTTCCGAACTATGAAGCGAAATCAATTAAAATCAATACGAAGGTCGCGAACATCGCGATCAGTCCGCAAGACTTGAAATACGTCAAACAAGTCAACTACCAAGGCAAACGCTGCCTGTTGATCGAGGTTGAGGAAGATACGGTCATCGATGGCTTTACGATCGTTTCACAAGAACAATTACGATGA
- a CDS encoding HNH endonuclease family protein → MKSIVITTLVCLTAFQFDTTSVSALPSGISSKATAQSQLDALTVKTEGSMTGYSRDLFPHWISQGSGCDTRQVVLKRDADSYVGSCPVTSGSWYSYYDGLTFTNPSDLDIDHVVPLAEAWRSGASSWTTTTRQAFANDLTGPQLIAVSASSNRSKGDQDPSTWKPTRAGASCAYSKMWINTKSRWNLSLQSSEKTALQTMLNTCTY, encoded by the coding sequence ATCAAGTCCATCGTCATCACTACGCTCGTCTGCCTGACCGCTTTTCAATTCGATACGACATCCGTTTCCGCACTGCCCTCAGGGATCTCGTCGAAAGCGACGGCCCAGTCTCAACTCGATGCCTTAACGGTTAAAACAGAAGGCAGTATGACCGGTTATTCGCGTGATTTGTTCCCGCACTGGATCAGTCAAGGAAGCGGCTGTGATACGCGACAAGTCGTCTTAAAACGTGACGCTGATTCATATGTCGGATCGTGTCCCGTTACATCTGGTTCTTGGTATAGTTACTATGACGGACTGACATTCACGAACCCGTCTGACCTCGACATCGATCACGTCGTACCGCTTGCCGAAGCATGGCGTTCAGGAGCAAGCAGCTGGACGACGACGACACGTCAAGCGTTCGCAAACGATTTAACAGGTCCGCAATTGATTGCTGTCTCTGCAAGCTCGAACCGTTCAAAAGGGGATCAGGATCCGTCGACATGGAAGCCGACACGTGCAGGTGCGAGCTGTGCCTACTCAAAGATGTGGATCAATACGAAGAGTCGCTGGAACCTCAGCTTACAGTCGAGTGAAAAAACAGCCTTACAAACGATGTTGAACACATGTACATACTAA
- a CDS encoding DUF4230 domain-containing protein → MKKTIITSIISIVSFVMIGLAIFFIFKPIELKTEKRSSTSLIQEKIVELSELATLKYEYSDVVVSRTNRKISLGVTDLKFAEAIKLIKYSGYLKAGTDLSKASVSYNKEKNLMLVRVPKARILDNVAEIEKAEVEDVKGNILSDYPTQTVFDVISKNKEKVEKKKISEGLLEKADQSTQKLLTSFLKSNEYKNISIEFY, encoded by the coding sequence TTGAAAAAAACAATTATCACTAGCATAATCTCAATTGTATCTTTTGTAATGATAGGATTAGCTATTTTCTTCATATTCAAACCAATCGAACTAAAAACTGAAAAAAGGTCCAGTACCTCTCTGATCCAAGAAAAGATAGTAGAGCTATCGGAGCTAGCCACTTTAAAATATGAGTACAGTGATGTAGTGGTTAGTCGTACGAACAGAAAAATTTCACTTGGAGTCACCGATTTAAAGTTTGCTGAGGCGATAAAACTCATCAAATACTCTGGGTATTTAAAAGCAGGAACTGATCTTTCTAAAGCAAGTGTGTCGTATAACAAAGAAAAAAATTTGATGCTTGTACGAGTACCAAAAGCTAGAATTCTCGATAATGTTGCTGAAATCGAAAAAGCAGAGGTAGAAGATGTAAAGGGAAACATCCTATCGGACTATCCGACGCAAACTGTGTTCGATGTCATAAGTAAGAATAAAGAAAAGGTGGAAAAGAAAAAGATAAGTGAAGGACTTTTAGAAAAAGCAGATCAATCTACTCAAAAGTTGCTAACATCTTTTTTGAAATCGAATGAATATAAAAATATTTCGATTGAGTTTTATTGA
- the rlmH gene encoding 23S rRNA (pseudouridine(1915)-N(3))-methyltransferase RlmH yields MQITIITVGKLKEKYLKQGIAEYTKRLSAYCSIQEIEVADEKAPEQLSEAEMAQVKKKEGERILAKIGPDVHVLALAIEGKQRTSEQFAKELDQLATYGKSKIAFVIGGSLGLAPEVMQRANDTISFSKMTFPHQLMKMILCEQIYRAYRINRNEPYHK; encoded by the coding sequence ATGCAAATTACCATCATTACGGTCGGAAAGCTAAAAGAGAAGTATTTGAAACAAGGCATCGCCGAATATACGAAGCGTCTCAGCGCCTACTGTTCGATCCAAGAAATCGAGGTCGCGGACGAAAAGGCACCAGAGCAGTTGAGTGAAGCGGAGATGGCGCAAGTGAAGAAAAAAGAGGGTGAACGGATTTTAGCGAAGATCGGACCGGACGTTCATGTCCTTGCACTTGCTATTGAAGGAAAACAACGGACGAGTGAACAGTTCGCGAAAGAACTCGATCAACTCGCGACGTATGGTAAGAGCAAAATTGCTTTCGTCATCGGTGGATCACTTGGTCTTGCACCAGAAGTGATGCAGCGGGCAAATGATACAATCTCGTTTTCAAAGATGACATTCCCGCATCAATTAATGAAGATGATTCTCTGTGAACAGATTTATCGGGCGTACCGGATTAATCGGAATGAGCCGTATCATAAATAA
- a CDS encoding CxxH/CxxC protein, with protein MDKYVCLEHVELALDEIVDETEQYPILDQLNPEKNITCEYCDAPATYLVSSKK; from the coding sequence GTGGATAAGTACGTCTGTTTAGAACATGTCGAGCTCGCGCTTGACGAAATCGTGGATGAAACAGAACAATACCCGATTCTCGATCAGCTAAATCCAGAAAAAAACATCACGTGTGAATACTGTGACGCACCGGCAACATATCTTGTGTCAAGCAAAAAATAA
- a CDS encoding S1C family serine protease: MDRPEEPRNESERYEQSSDESGFPPRQPATSEPVSPYREPYEEQPEPPRRRGAGKAFFVGLIGGIVGALLIALVAWPFVRDEMTSPTPVSSTTAEQTATQTTEDEADIVGAVGKTKEAVVSVTNLQSSFQGTDQETGAGSGVIYKKDGNKAYVVTNYHVVEGASRLSVTLSDGTALEAKVLGEDPTYDLAVLSIDSSKVTQVVKLGDSDTLRAGETVLAIGNPLGIFANSVTRGVISAQERTVPVDTNKDGQQDFNTEVIQTDAAINPGNSGGALINTAGQLIGINSMKIAEASVEGVGFAIPINEALPIMRDLEQNGEVVRPQLGIQIRDVQEFPSGYREDRLKLPNDVTKGIVVVGLTRNSGAEKAGMKANDVIVEINGKEIASFADLKSVLYRDAKVGETVKVTFYRGGEKQTADVKLSAQSPTVQ, translated from the coding sequence ATGGATCGACCGGAAGAACCACGGAACGAATCCGAACGATACGAACAGTCATCCGATGAGAGCGGCTTCCCGCCCCGTCAGCCGGCAACGAGCGAACCGGTCAGCCCTTATCGTGAACCATATGAAGAACAACCAGAACCACCGCGTCGTCGTGGTGCCGGAAAAGCCTTTTTCGTCGGTCTGATCGGCGGAATCGTCGGAGCCTTGTTGATCGCTCTCGTCGCGTGGCCGTTCGTCCGCGATGAGATGACGAGTCCGACTCCGGTTTCGTCGACGACAGCGGAACAGACTGCAACACAGACGACAGAGGATGAAGCCGACATCGTCGGTGCTGTCGGTAAGACGAAGGAAGCCGTCGTGAGCGTGACGAACCTTCAGAGCTCGTTTCAAGGAACGGATCAGGAAACGGGTGCGGGGTCCGGCGTCATCTATAAAAAAGACGGGAATAAAGCCTACGTTGTCACGAACTACCACGTCGTTGAAGGCGCAAGCCGCTTGTCTGTCACGTTATCTGACGGAACAGCACTCGAGGCAAAAGTCCTCGGGGAAGATCCGACGTACGATTTAGCTGTCCTGTCAATCGATTCATCGAAAGTGACACAAGTCGTGAAACTCGGGGATTCGGATACGTTACGTGCCGGTGAAACGGTGCTTGCGATCGGAAATCCGCTCGGAATCTTTGCAAACTCCGTCACGCGCGGTGTCATCAGTGCGCAAGAACGGACGGTTCCAGTCGATACGAACAAGGATGGACAGCAAGACTTCAATACAGAAGTCATCCAAACGGATGCGGCAATCAACCCGGGTAACTCCGGTGGAGCGCTCATCAACACAGCGGGTCAATTGATCGGGATCAACTCGATGAAGATTGCGGAAGCGAGCGTCGAAGGAGTCGGATTTGCGATTCCAATCAACGAAGCGTTACCGATCATGCGTGATCTCGAACAAAACGGTGAAGTTGTTCGTCCACAGCTCGGGATTCAGATCCGTGACGTGCAGGAATTCCCAAGTGGATACCGCGAAGATCGGTTAAAATTACCGAATGATGTCACGAAAGGGATCGTCGTCGTCGGTTTGACGCGTAATAGTGGAGCCGAAAAAGCGGGTATGAAAGCAAACGATGTCATCGTTGAGATCAACGGAAAAGAAATTGCTTCCTTCGCTGATCTAAAAAGCGTTCTCTACCGGGATGCAAAAGTTGGCGAAACAGTCAAAGTCACGTTCTATCGTGGCGGTGAAAAGCAGACAGCAGATGTGAAGTTGTCCGCCCAGTCTCCGACCGTTCAGTAA
- a CDS encoding MBL fold metallo-hydrolase, with translation MSLHYSVMASGSTGNALYIESEQTRLLVDAGLTGKAMLALFDQIDRSPHGIDGLFVTHEHSDHIKGVGIMARKYNIPLYANEKTWAAMEAKIGKIDPALKFLWEVGEVKQFGDIEVESFNVSHDAADPMFFQFAHEGKRLAHITDTGYVSDRMKGVIRGADAYIFEANHDIGMLQMGHYPWSVKRRILGDYGHVSNEDAAIAMSEVLDDRTKRIHMAHLSKDNNMKELARMSVSQTLASRDVDLSKIQLLDTDPVIPTPLLKL, from the coding sequence ATGAGCCTACACTACAGCGTCATGGCCAGTGGCTCGACGGGGAACGCCCTCTATATCGAAAGTGAACAGACCCGCTTGCTCGTCGACGCGGGACTGACCGGCAAGGCGATGCTCGCCTTGTTCGACCAGATTGACCGGTCGCCGCATGGCATCGATGGTCTGTTCGTCACCCATGAGCACTCCGACCATATCAAAGGCGTCGGCATCATGGCACGGAAGTACAATATCCCGCTCTATGCGAATGAAAAGACGTGGGCGGCGATGGAAGCGAAGATCGGCAAGATTGATCCGGCGCTGAAGTTCCTCTGGGAAGTCGGAGAGGTCAAGCAGTTCGGTGACATCGAAGTCGAATCGTTCAACGTCAGTCACGATGCAGCAGATCCGATGTTCTTTCAGTTCGCGCATGAAGGAAAACGGTTGGCGCACATCACGGATACCGGATACGTCTCGGATCGGATGAAAGGTGTCATTCGGGGCGCTGATGCTTATATCTTCGAAGCGAACCATGATATCGGTATGCTCCAGATGGGACATTACCCGTGGAGCGTCAAACGACGGATCCTTGGGGATTACGGACACGTCTCGAACGAGGACGCCGCAATCGCGATGAGCGAGGTCCTCGATGACCGGACAAAACGGATCCACATGGCCCACTTGAGCAAGGACAACAACATGAAGGAACTCGCCCGGATGAGTGTCTCCCAAACGCTCGCGAGCCGTGATGTCGATCTGAGTAAGATTCAGCTTCTCGACACGGATCCGGTCATTCCGACACCGCTCCTGAAGCTTTGA
- a CDS encoding two-component system regulatory protein YycI encodes MDWSKAKTLLMLTFLILNVYLAIQLMDRMVEPRIVATSATGKSILKDRQIDEKKLQPVTRDIGYLTAEVDARTLAPLASSPIRDAVASVKNDVEWSVRLTKPYPLEAKTMRDSASSFVQASVRYGAEYTFWKYDSKYQEMTFVQTYKGQPLYSTPQQSREDDAMIGPSLLVLQLNDAKEIVSYKQRHLNKVVRQAQDVTLLSASEAIVQLSEQGLFPASKRLTSHKLGYFCLVTEGTESVQILPPTWQIELDNEEVYFVNAIDGGVQTVERLDTVSEK; translated from the coding sequence ATGGACTGGAGTAAAGCGAAGACCTTATTGATGCTGACCTTTTTGATCCTGAATGTCTACCTCGCCATTCAATTGATGGACCGGATGGTCGAGCCGCGGATCGTCGCGACGAGTGCGACCGGTAAATCAATCTTGAAGGATCGCCAAATCGATGAGAAGAAACTGCAGCCGGTCACGCGAGACATTGGCTATTTAACGGCTGAAGTTGACGCGCGGACGCTGGCACCACTTGCGAGTTCACCGATTCGGGACGCGGTCGCCTCCGTCAAAAATGATGTCGAGTGGTCGGTTCGGTTAACGAAACCGTATCCACTCGAAGCGAAGACGATGCGGGATTCCGCCTCATCATTCGTGCAAGCATCAGTCCGGTACGGCGCCGAATATACATTTTGGAAGTATGATAGCAAGTATCAGGAGATGACGTTCGTTCAGACGTATAAAGGACAACCGCTCTATTCGACACCACAACAATCGCGTGAAGATGACGCGATGATCGGACCGTCCTTACTTGTCTTGCAGCTGAACGATGCGAAGGAAATCGTCAGCTACAAACAACGCCACTTGAACAAGGTCGTCCGGCAAGCGCAGGACGTGACGTTGTTATCGGCAAGTGAAGCGATCGTCCAGTTGTCGGAGCAAGGCTTGTTCCCGGCATCGAAGCGGTTGACGAGTCATAAGCTCGGTTATTTCTGTCTCGTCACGGAAGGCACGGAATCGGTTCAAATCCTGCCGCCGACGTGGCAAATCGAGCTCGACAATGAAGAAGTCTACTTCGTCAATGCGATTGACGGCGGTGTCCAGACCGTCGAACGATTGGATACAGTCTCAGAGAAATGA
- the yycH gene encoding two-component system activity regulator YycH, with amino-acid sequence MKKQHWSSLLLVLLVAGSIAQTAMLWTYHPSSESIEREQVSFNEIDASKTIESNQLINPELLVYTDQEGIYQTQIIGRTFLNRIGASFNIGVLVLTDKANNIPVGDRSVEMIFPTPISATILEELLGEKQIAFSEPIKRLYLLDYDGPILRLESATGRLKDFKLVGDETVLKRLFAHDKKKPMTRVELKGGDYTYVASGTTRLEQVFVYDEVGQSPKPLDRIRSAFFAENSNVQQIKSRDDLDVLTDGVSVSTYDRNYNVYRFNTLSPNTQSSTVDYSTLVSYVNIHGGWLDQDTQRSGFRYYFDQMSKKEDEQTATFRLYLNRYPVFGESGPLLEQTKFDLATLKIMYEENQVRSLSRSMLRAKRKLILREETVPAVETVLERLKRAELLTEISGIRIGYEMTYKISTSRYAVFEPTWFIKIDGVWQSINQAVGNEG; translated from the coding sequence ATGAAGAAACAACACTGGAGTTCGCTGTTACTCGTCCTGCTCGTCGCCGGTTCGATCGCTCAGACAGCGATGCTCTGGACCTATCATCCAAGCAGTGAATCGATCGAGCGGGAACAGGTCTCGTTCAACGAGATCGATGCCTCAAAGACGATTGAAAGCAACCAACTGATTAATCCAGAATTACTCGTCTATACGGATCAGGAAGGGATCTATCAGACGCAAATCATCGGTCGGACCTTCCTCAACCGAATCGGTGCGTCGTTTAACATCGGTGTCCTTGTCCTGACCGATAAAGCAAATAACATCCCGGTCGGTGACCGGAGTGTCGAGATGATTTTTCCAACGCCAATCAGTGCGACGATTCTTGAAGAGTTGCTTGGCGAAAAACAGATTGCCTTCTCGGAACCGATCAAACGGCTCTATTTGCTTGATTATGACGGACCAATCCTCCGTCTCGAATCAGCGACAGGTCGCCTGAAGGACTTCAAGCTCGTCGGCGATGAGACGGTTCTGAAACGATTGTTCGCGCACGATAAGAAAAAACCGATGACACGCGTCGAACTCAAAGGTGGCGATTATACGTATGTCGCGAGCGGTACGACGCGACTAGAGCAAGTCTTCGTCTACGACGAGGTCGGGCAATCGCCAAAACCACTCGATCGCATCCGCAGTGCCTTTTTCGCGGAGAATTCGAACGTCCAGCAAATCAAGAGTCGGGACGATCTCGACGTCTTGACGGACGGTGTCAGTGTTTCGACGTATGACCGAAACTACAATGTGTACCGTTTCAATACATTATCGCCGAACACGCAAAGCTCGACTGTCGATTACAGTACCCTCGTCAGCTATGTCAACATTCATGGGGGCTGGCTCGACCAAGATACGCAACGCAGTGGCTTCCGGTATTACTTCGATCAGATGAGTAAGAAGGAGGATGAACAGACAGCGACGTTCCGGTTGTACTTGAACCGCTATCCGGTCTTCGGAGAGAGTGGTCCGCTACTCGAACAAACGAAGTTTGATCTTGCGACACTCAAAATCATGTATGAGGAAAACCAAGTCCGGTCGCTCAGTCGTAGCATGCTTCGGGCGAAGCGGAAGCTCATTCTTCGGGAAGAGACGGTGCCGGCTGTTGAAACGGTCCTCGAACGTCTCAAACGTGCGGAACTCCTGACAGAGATCAGTGGAATCCGGATCGGATATGAGATGACGTATAAAATTTCAACGAGTCGCTACGCCGTCTTTGAGCCAACATGGTTCATTAAGATCGATGGGGTCTGGCAATCGATCAATCAAGCTGTCGGGAATGAGGGGTGA
- the walK gene encoding cell wall metabolism sensor histidine kinase WalK, giving the protein MLKGTNFFKSIQWKLVVIYALLILVAMQVIGVYFVRSLEKQYITNFSKSVEDRAGLVAYNVGKEFDKTGDDDASKRQLSQSLGQLLSEFSNGSTSRNDILEVQIIDQDSIIQATSDNENQSAVGQRATNSLIKKAQATSSTRTDTVLDPESEDKIRIFAVPVTSERDGVTTGMIYVRASMESIYSQMQQVTRILATGTVIALVITSILGVLLSRTITRPISDMRRQAIEMRRGNFSRKVKVYSDDEIGQLARSFNELTDELLEANATTEAERRKLTSVLENMTDGVIATDRTLRVILMNDQAKDIVGADDASVVGTNLKDLLALGDDFMIPEDGTMPPRLLDFSSEDELFLVRAFFSPVKKHSGPITGMIVVLHDVTEQEQVEQDRREFVANVSHELRTPLTTMRSYLEALAEGAYQDEELAPRFLETTQNETERMIRLVTDLLQLSKMDSKEYKMNKVRFDYIQFLNEILDRHDMTKPERIRFRRKIMKRKVYIRGDQDKLIQVADNILTNAIKYSPEGGTITVRTMLRAKRIVISIKDEGVGIPKANLQKIFERFYRVDKARARKIGGTGLGLSIAKDVVSAHGGDIWAESEWGRGTTIYFTLPYEVIEEVDAG; this is encoded by the coding sequence ATGTTAAAAGGAACGAACTTCTTTAAATCCATCCAATGGAAACTCGTCGTCATCTATGCCTTATTGATTTTAGTGGCGATGCAGGTCATTGGCGTCTATTTCGTTCGTTCCCTTGAAAAGCAGTACATTACGAACTTCTCGAAGTCGGTCGAGGACCGGGCAGGTCTTGTCGCCTATAATGTCGGGAAGGAATTCGATAAAACAGGCGATGATGACGCCTCCAAGCGGCAGTTGTCCCAATCACTAGGGCAACTGCTGTCTGAGTTTAGTAATGGCTCCACCTCAAGGAACGACATCCTCGAAGTCCAGATCATCGACCAGGACTCAATCATCCAAGCGACATCGGATAACGAGAACCAATCAGCGGTTGGACAACGGGCGACGAATTCACTGATTAAAAAAGCGCAGGCAACGAGCTCGACCCGAACGGACACCGTGCTTGATCCGGAATCAGAGGATAAGATTCGGATCTTTGCTGTACCGGTCACCTCGGAACGAGATGGTGTGACGACCGGGATGATTTATGTCCGCGCCTCGATGGAGTCGATCTATTCGCAGATGCAACAGGTCACGCGGATTCTTGCGACCGGGACGGTCATCGCCCTCGTCATCACGTCGATTCTCGGTGTCTTGTTATCGCGGACGATCACACGTCCGATTTCCGATATGCGGCGTCAAGCAATCGAGATGCGACGCGGGAACTTCTCGCGGAAGGTTAAGGTCTATTCGGATGATGAGATCGGGCAACTCGCTCGTTCCTTCAACGAATTAACAGATGAGCTACTCGAAGCGAACGCGACGACGGAAGCCGAACGGCGGAAGTTGACGAGCGTCCTCGAGAACATGACCGATGGCGTCATCGCGACGGACCGGACGCTTCGCGTCATCTTGATGAACGATCAAGCGAAGGATATCGTCGGGGCGGATGATGCGAGTGTCGTCGGAACGAACTTGAAGGACTTACTAGCACTTGGTGACGATTTCATGATTCCGGAAGACGGTACGATGCCACCGCGTCTACTTGATTTCAGTAGTGAAGATGAATTGTTCCTCGTCCGGGCATTCTTCTCGCCCGTCAAGAAACACAGTGGTCCGATTACCGGGATGATTGTCGTCCTGCATGACGTCACGGAACAGGAGCAGGTTGAACAGGATCGTCGCGAATTCGTCGCGAACGTCAGTCACGAGCTCCGGACACCGCTGACGACGATGCGCAGCTACCTCGAAGCCTTAGCAGAAGGAGCGTATCAAGACGAGGAACTCGCACCACGTTTCCTTGAGACGACACAAAACGAGACGGAGCGGATGATCCGCCTCGTCACCGATCTCTTACAACTGTCGAAGATGGACAGTAAGGAATACAAGATGAACAAGGTCCGCTTCGATTACATTCAGTTCTTAAATGAGATTCTCGATCGCCATGACATGACGAAACCGGAACGGATTCGTTTCCGTCGTAAGATCATGAAGCGGAAAGTCTACATCCGCGGCGATCAGGATAAATTGATTCAGGTCGCAGACAACATCCTGACGAATGCGATCAAGTACTCACCGGAAGGCGGCACGATCACCGTCCGGACGATGCTGCGGGCAAAACGGATCGTCATCAGCATCAAGGATGAGGGTGTCGGAATCCCGAAAGCGAATCTCCAAAAAATCTTTGAACGCTTCTATCGTGTCGATAAAGCCCGCGCCCGTAAAATCGGCGGCACCGGTCTTGGTCTGTCAATTGCGAAAGACGTCGTTTCCGCACATGGTGGCGACATCTGGGCAGAAAGTGAATGGGGACGCGGCACGACGATTTACTTCACGCTTCCGTATGAGGTGATCGAAGAGGTGGATGCCGGATGA
- the yycF gene encoding response regulator YycF: protein MTERKILVVDDELPIADILKFKLEKEGYQVAIANDGVEALEKFEEFKPDLMLLDIMLPLMDGMEVCREVRKTSKIPIIMLTAKDSEIDTVLGLELGANDYVTKPFSSRELLARVKVHLRNTSPEATPQPVGPGPLKVGELYIDTNSHTVTRKDQKIELTQREFELLHYLAKNIGQVMTREHLLQTVWGYDYFGDVRTVDVTVRRLREKVEDNPSTPVYIMTRRGVGYYLQDGENE, encoded by the coding sequence GTGACGGAACGTAAAATTCTAGTCGTCGATGACGAGTTACCGATTGCAGATATACTCAAGTTTAAATTAGAAAAAGAAGGCTACCAGGTCGCGATTGCAAACGACGGCGTGGAGGCATTAGAAAAGTTCGAAGAGTTCAAACCCGATTTGATGTTGCTCGACATCATGCTTCCATTAATGGACGGCATGGAGGTCTGCCGGGAAGTCCGGAAGACGTCGAAGATTCCAATCATCATGCTGACAGCGAAGGATTCTGAGATCGATACGGTACTTGGTCTTGAGCTTGGCGCGAACGATTACGTGACGAAGCCATTTAGCTCGCGCGAGTTACTTGCCCGCGTTAAAGTCCATTTACGCAACACGAGCCCGGAAGCAACACCACAACCTGTTGGACCAGGTCCACTCAAAGTTGGAGAACTGTATATCGATACGAATTCGCATACGGTGACACGTAAGGATCAAAAGATCGAGCTGACGCAGCGTGAGTTCGAATTGTTGCACTACCTCGCGAAAAACATCGGTCAAGTCATGACACGTGAGCATTTGTTGCAAACGGTCTGGGGCTATGACTACTTCGGTGATGTCCGGACAGTCGACGTAACAGTGCGTCGTCTCCGTGAGAAAGTCGAAGACAACCCAAGTACGCCGGTCTATATCATGACGCGTCGTGGTGTTGGCTATTATCTCCAAGACGGGGAGAATGAATAA